A section of the Salvelinus alpinus chromosome 36, SLU_Salpinus.1, whole genome shotgun sequence genome encodes:
- the LOC139564842 gene encoding uncharacterized protein — MTQEAQKKVSRFLVKLRLKSLSQSSDNRSSPESERANAEVRQGAVMQSSAEGKALRSWQGIIHNNSPQHSPPTGTNTSCRGAEGSTSPDDIDSGRKKIKFPLLFTKTAVAGTTTNPLLTENDRPSVKLSDKAENAHKTVRVAGIPEEIGVGAKVMQKTLPAIPKFSWSRPSPSEEDDKVQGKVKDVRKTKLGKQKEDNIPPIAKEPREKGSFHGAEQGRDRDYSRRKAPLSYDIQHRLNQAMTDSDRLKAREVIKRSGTIRGENLQQRPNRQKPELERFKPRDITKRRGIIPCDELQQRPNQPMPKPDKASLVKLPAIPRWRGSISYEDYRKLNQKMPDSTINTEDLEEIRGITHIEDLATMMPDEAQSDAFKEVFEQFAKNSDGSINEEGLASTLDRVGISISPEEVKKALQKADHDKDGEVGFQDFLHVMADSQRFSKCVKGADPSQSVEVCETVFYKTLTKMLAAGILSSGTTRAIVQYYHKKTPRLIRRAVRPDREDGDRVLNYYTKGAHLIGLKSKQLLKYIQPVETIAQSQKEKDSPYLRRPSMNVAYTSWDPRRMSLNPAQRAKMGRMKSVKTWKTAEIEDRIRQLSIKHPGMEKMEMITPVKMKVNMSMKERDHLTYNEINLIKQKSKSSLKEYLKDLTQLKRRDMWNSWGSLQCYCVLHSRKDFPKTFTTYSWSWSGCRNMMETGDLDAPCRPTLRPPYSQPLEPIARKRRASSNQGG; from the exons atgactcaa GAGGCCCAGAAGAAGGTGTCAAGGTTCCTAGTGAAGCTGAGGCTGAAGAGTCTTTCTCAGAGCTCTGATAACAGGTCCAGTCCGGAGTCAGAGCGAGCTAACGCTGAAGTCCGCCAGGGGGCAGTCATGCAGTCTTCGGCAGAGGGCAAAGCTCTCCGCAGCTGGCAAGGAATTATCCATAATAACTCACCGCAGCACTCCCCTCCCACTGGCACTAATACGAGTTGCAGAGGGGCAGAGGGATCTACGTCCCCAGATGACATTGACAGCGGCAGGAAGAAGATTAAGTTCCCACTCCTCTTCACCAAGACAGCCGTGGCTGGGACCACCACCAACCCCCTTCTCACTGAGAATGACCGGCCCAGCGTGAAGCTTTCTGACAAGGCAGAAAATGCCCATAAGACTGTGAGGGTGGCCGGTATCCCAGAGGAGATTGGTGTTGGAGCGAAGGTCATGCAGAAGACCTTACCGGCCATACCCAAGTTCAGCTGGTCACGGCCCAGTCCAAGTGAAGAAGATGACAAAGTCCAGGGCAAAGTCAAAGACGTCCGCAAGACCAAACTAGGTAAACAGAAAGAAGATAACATCCCGCCAATAGCCAAAGAACCCCGGGAAAAAGGGTCCTTCCATGGAGCAGAGCAAGGCAGAGACAGGGACTATAGCAGGAGGAAGGCGCCCCTCTCCTACGACATCCAGCACAGACTCAACCAAGCCATGACAGATTCAGACAGACTCAAAGCTAGAGAGGTCATCAAGAGAAGCGGAACCATCCGTGGTGAGAATCTCCAGCAAAGGCCCAACCGACAGAAGCCAGAGTTGGAGCGATTCAAACCCAGGGATATCACCAAGAGGAGGGGCATCATTCCATGTGATGAGCTGCAGCAAAGGCCCAATCAGCCAATGCCAAAGCCAGATAAAGCTTCCCTGGTTAAACTCCCGGCGATTCCACGGTGGAGGGGCTCCATCTCATATGAGGACTACCGGAAGCTGAACCAGAAGATGCCAGACAGCACCATCAACACAGAGGACCTGGAGGAGATCAG AGGCATTACTCATATTGAAGACCTGGCAACTATGATGCCTGACGAAGCCCAGTCTGATG CCTTCAAAGAAGTCTTTGAGCAGTTTGCAAAGAACAGCGATGGCTCTATCAATGAGGAGGGCCTGGCGTCCACGCTGGACAGAGTGGGGATCAGTATCAGCCCAGAGGAGGTGAAGAAAGCCCTGCAGAAGGCTGACCACGACA AGGACGGAGAGGTGGGGTTTCAAGATTTCCTGCATGTGATGGCGGACAGCCAGCGCTTCTCCAAGTGTGTGAAAG gagcagacCCATCCCAGTCTGTTGAGGTGTGTGAGACAGTGTTTTACAAGACCCTGACCAAGATGCTGGCTGCTGGTATCCTGTCTAGTGGTACTACAAGAGCGATAGTACA GTACTACCATAAAAAGACTCCGAGGCTGATCCGGCGGGCCGTGCGACCAGACAGGGAAGACGGGGACCGTGTTCTCAACTACTACACCAAGGGAGCTCATCTCATAGGCCTGAAGAGCAAGCAGCTCCTCAAGTACATCCAGCCAGTGG AGACAATTGCCCAGAGCCAGAAGGAGAAAGACAGCCCGTACTTGAGGCGTCCCAGCATGAACGTGGCCTACACCTCCTGGGACCCCCGGCGCATGTCCCTGAACCCTGCACAGAGGGCCAAAATGGGCCGCATGAAGTCTGTCAAGACCTGGAAGACCGCTGAGATCGAGGATCGCATCAGACAA CTGTCAATCAAGCACCCTGGGATGGAGAAAATGGAGATGATCACGCCTGTGAAGATGAAGGTGAACATGTCCATGAAGGAGAGGGACCACCTCACTTACAATGAGATCAACCTGATAAAACAGAAG tcTAAATCAAGTCTGAAGGAGTACCTGAAGGACCTGACCCAGCTGAAACGCAGGGACATGTGGAACTCCTGGGGGTCCCTTCAGTGTTACTGTGTCCTCCACAGCCGGAAGGACTTCCCCAAAACCTTCACCACCTACTCCTGGTCCTGGAGCGGCTGTCGCAACATGATGGAGACTGGAGACCTGGACGCTCCCTGTAGGCCCACCCTACGCCCCCCATATAGCCAACCACTGGAGCCCATCGCCAGGAAGCGGCGTGCCTCGTCCAATCAGGGAGGCTAA
- the LOC139564956 gene encoding frizzled-2-like → MKMDFQTSCVTFFALIMPSIMVSAQGDNGIAFPDHGFCQPISIPLCTDIAYNQTIMPNLVGHYNQEDAGLEVHQFYPLVKVQCSPELKFFLCSMYAPVCTVLEKAIPPCRSICERAKHGCEALMNKFGFQWPERLRCENFPVLGDGHICVGQNESTATAPPVHMPVPGTPGVHVYSTSDRPFRCPSVLKVPTYLNYSFLGELDCGAPCEHSRGSGGYMFFNDKEIYFARIWILIWSSLCCASTLFTVTTYLVDMQRFKYPERPIIFLSGCYTMVSIAYIAGYFLGDKVVCNDSFTPDGYKTIVQGTKKEGCTILFMMLYFFSMASSIWWVILSLTWFLAAGMKWGHEAIEANSQYFHLAAWAVPAVKTISILAMGQIEGDVLSGVCFVGLNSLNPIRGFVLAPLFIYLFIGTSFLLAGFVSLFRIRTIMKHDGTKTEKLERLMVRIGVFSVLYTVPATIVIACFFYEQAFRHHWERSWVSRNCKGLAIPCPMQYTPRMTPDFTVYMIKYLMTLIVGITSGFWIWSGKTLHSWRKFYTRLSNGRHGETTV, encoded by the coding sequence ATGAAAATGGATTTTCAAACGAGTTGTGTGACTTTTTTCGCACTGATCATGCCGTCAATTATGGTATCAGCGCAAGGGGATAATGGCATTGCTTTCCCGGACCACGGATTTTGCCAGCCTATTTCAATTCCGCTATGCACGGACATCGCCTACAATCAAACTATCATGCCCAATCTGGTGGGACATTACAATCAAGAGGACGCAGGACTGGAGGTGCACCAGTTTTACCCCTTGGTAAAGGTACAGTGCTCGCCGGAACTTAAATTCTTCCTATGTTCAATGTATGCGCCTGTTTGTACAGTTTTGGAAAAGGCCATTCCACCCTGTCGCTCAATTTGCGAGAGGGCAAAGCACGGCTGCGAGGCGCTCATGAATAAATTCGGGTTCCAGTGGCCAGAACGCCTCCGGTGCGAGAATTTCCCCGTGCTTGGAGACGGGCACATTTGCGTGGGTCAGAATGAATCTACTGCCACTGCCCCGCCCGTACACATGCCAGTCCCTGGAACTCCTGGCGTCCATGTCTACTCCACATCAGACAGGCCTTTCCGCTGTCCATCTGTGCTCAAAGTCCCCACTTATCTGAATTATTCGTTTCTGGGGGAGCTGGATTGTGGAGCACCGTGTGAACACTCCAGGGGCAGTGGAGGCTACATGTTCTTCAATGATAAAGAGATTTATTTTGCACGCATATGGATCCTCATCTGGTCGTCTCTGTGCTGTGCCTCCACCCTATTCACCGTCACCACCTACCTAGTGGACATGCAGCGCTTCAAGTACCCGGAGAGGCCCATTATCTTCCTTTCTGGCTGCTACACCATGGTCTCCATAGCCTATATCGCTGGCTACTTCCTGGGGGACAAGGTGGTGTGCAATGACAGCTTCACCCCAGACGGATATAAGACCATAGTCCAGGGGACCAAGAAGGAAGGCTGCACCATCCTCTTCATGATGCTGTATTTCTTCAGCATGGCCAGCTCCATCTGGTGGGTCATCCTCTCCCTCACCTGGTTCCTGGCAGCTGGGATGAAGTGGGGACATGAGGCTATTGAGGCCAACTCCCAGTACTTCCACCTGGCAGCCTGGGCCGTGCCCGCCGTGAAGACCATCAGCATCCTGGCCATGGGGCAGATCGAGGGGGACGTGCTCAGTGGGGTGTGCTTTGTGGGCCTCAACAGCCTGAACCCCATACGGGGCTTTGTCCTCGCCCCCCTCTTCATCTACCTCTTCATCGGTACCTCCTTCCTCCTGGCCGGCTTCGTGTCCCTGTTCCGCATCCGCACCATCATGAAGCACGACGGCACCAAGACGGAGAAGCTGGAGCGCCTGATGGTGCGCATCGGGGTGTTCAGCGTGCTCTACACCGTCCCCGCCACCATCGTCATCGCCTGCTTCTTCTACGAGCAGGCCTTCCGCCACCACTGGGAGAGAAGCTGGGTCAGCCGTAACTGTAAAGGCTTAGCCATCCCCTGCCCCATGCAGTACACCCCCCGCATGACCCCCGACTTCACCGTCTACATGATCAAGTACCTGATGACCCTCATAGTGGGCATCACCTCCGGGTTCTGGATCTGGTCTGGCAAGACACTCCACTCCTGGCGCAAGTTCTATACCAGACTCTCAAACGGTAGGCACGGAGAGACCACTGTCTAG